A genomic window from Pyricularia oryzae 70-15 chromosome 7, whole genome shotgun sequence includes:
- a CDS encoding ubiquitin homeostasis protein lub1: MSIFKLSAQLIGHSNDVKSVRYKSKDVIISASRDNSVRIWRQTSAPNTPPAFDSATLAQSGSYVNSLALIPPSTNHPDGLVVTSGLDPVIYVHEPKPLDQQSSGYPILLPGHSNNVCSLDVSPNGQYIVSGSWDTKAKIWDVNKWDLAAELDGHDKSVTAVLALKDSAAITGCADNMIRAYGLARAGSAEVLQAGKTLATAEPVRALCRLPPGHDSGAEFASAGNDFVIRLWTVRGQQVAELHGHESYVYSLACLPSGEIVSVGEDRTLRIWKGHQCVQTIVHPAVSVWAVDVCPETGDIVTGASDDIIRIWTRSNDRLADEVTLKHFDEAIKGMAIPKETMGGDLKNQEFPGPEFLQTNTGKKDGHVQVIKNPDGGLEAHIWSAAQNKWEFYGAVVDSPGSSDKKIHHGGKEWDFVFQVDIEDGKPTLPLPYNAGENPYDAARRFLEANELPIGYLEQVAAFIVRESKGQNIENIGAGSSAAAPTDTTPAGPKHTLPVREYVLIPSLNSEPLVKKILSLNADLVKSGDKEFAMNPTQVSSLQSFVASLQTALQSVSSKVSTTKRVEVQSPGFSVTPQDLDTIINMAVNWQYAMRLPALDLLRCLAVFEQAVTYSPRSSPSYLDAILSAAFETPTGAPINEASAFMAMRAVANSFATAQGRTAAVAVFPRVVSILEAILGIEAEPFKGPVGPENRNLNIAASVVMHNYAVLAAAQPGILPTEGLSLLVNCIGEVLQNKAETTTLVRALVALGTLTQVKDLSKTVRDLGGLGWARSAAQRSQDPEVREWVVTVEQALG, translated from the exons ATGTCAATTTTCAAGCTTTCCGCCCAGTTAATAGGGCACTCCAACGAT GTCAAGTCTGTACGATACAAGTCCAAGGATGTTATCATCTCAGCGTCAAGAGACAACTCAGTCCGGATATGGAGGCAGACGTCGGCACCAAACACACCTCCCGCGTTCGACAGCGCCACCCTAGCCCAGTCCGGCTCCTATGTCAACTCGCTCGCCCTCATCCCGCCTTCAACCAACCATCCTGACGGACTGGTGGTTACAAGTGGGCTCGACCCCGTCATCTACGTTCACGAACCGAAACCGCTAGACCAGCAAAGCAGTGGCTACCCCATACTTCTTCCCGGTCATTCCAACAACGTATGCAGCCTCGACGTTTCGCCTAATGGCCAGTACATAGTCTCCGGTAGCTGGGATACCAAAGCAAAGATTTGGGATGTAAACAAGTGGGATCTAGCGGCTGAGTTGGACGGCCACGACAAATCAGTCACCGCGGTTTTGGCGCTCAAGGACTCTGCTGCAATCACAGGATGCGCCGACAACATGATTAGGGCATATGGCCTTGCGCGCGCAGGCTCAGCCGAGGTCCTGCAAGCTGGAAAGACATTAGCAACAGCCGAGCCTGTACGTGCCCTTTGTCGACTTCCCCCTGGGCACGACAGCGGCGCCGAATTCGCCAGTGCCGGCAACGACTTTGTGATTCGCCTCTGGACCGTGAGAGGTCAACAGGTTGCCGAGCTGCATGGCCATGAGTCTTATGTTTACTCGCTGGCATGTTTGCCATCCGGGGAGATTGTCAGCGTTGGCGAGGACAGGACTCTTCGGATATGGAAAGGTCATCAGTGTGTGCAGACCATCGTCCATCCAGCAGTCTCGGTCTGGGCTGTAGATGTGTGCCCCGAGACCGGCGATATTGTCACGGGCGCTAGCGATGACATCATCCGGATATGGACTCGAAGCAACGACCGTCTCGCGGATGAGGTCACTTTGAAGCACTTCGATGAGGCCATCAAAGGCATGGCGATACCCAAGGAGACCATGGGCGGAGATTTGAAGAATCAAGAGTTTCCTGGGCCCGAGTTCCTTCAAACCAATACAGGCAAGAAGGACGGACATGTACAGGTAATCAAGAACCCCGACGGGGGGCTTGAGGCCCACATATGGTCTGCAG CACAAAACAAATGGGAGTTCTACGGCGCTGTCGTCGACTCTCCGGGAAGCTCAGACAAGAAGATCCATCATGGAGGCAAGGAATGGGATTTTGTGTTCCAAGTCGACATCGAGGATGGCAAGCCAACACTACCTCTGCCGTACAATGCTGGAGAAAACCCGTATGATGCAGCGCGAAGGTTTTTAGAGGCAAACGAGCTACCTATTGGGTATTTGGAGCAGGTTGCAGCTTTCATCGTGAGGGAGTCCAAAGGCCAGAACATCGAGAACATCGGCGCCGGTTCGAGCGCCGCTGCCCCAACAGATACTACTCCAGCAGGTCCCAAGCATACGCTCCCGGTTCGAGAATACGTCCTGATACCAAGCTTAAACTCGGAAC CACTCGTCAAAAAGATTCTCTCCTTGAACGCGGACCTTGTCAAGAGCGGTGACAAGGAATTCGCCATGAATCCAACTCAAGTCTCATCTCTGCAGTCCTTTGTTGCCAGCCTTCAGACTGCCTTGCAATCAGTCTCTAGCAAGGTTTCTACTACGAAACGCGTTGAGGTTCAGAGCCCCGGATTCAGCGTTACCCCCCAAGACTTGGACACAATCATCAACATGGCAGTTAACTGGCAATATGCGATGCGCTTGCCAGCCCTCGACCTTCTCCGATGCTTGGCTGTATTTGAGCAAGCCGTGACGTACTCACCTCGCTCCAGCCCCTCATATCTCGATGCGATACTAAGTGCCGCCTTCGAGACGCCGACTGGCGCCCCAATCAACGAGGCTTCGGCGTTCATGGCTATGCGCGCCGTTGCAAATAGCTTTGCTACTGCTCAAGGTCGCACAGCTGCGGTTGCCGTCTTCCCCCGTGTTGTTTCGATACTCGAGGCAATTCTCGGTATTGAGGCTGAGCCGTTCAAGGGACCTGTGGGACCGGAGAACAGGAACCTAAATATTGCAGCCTCGGTGGTTATGCACAACTACGCTGTCCTCGCAGCAGCACAACCAGGCATCCTGCCAACCGAGGGCCTGTCTCTGCTTGTCAATTGTATTGGCGAGGTGCTGCAAAACAAAGCGGAAACGACGACGCTTGTACGTGCTCTCGTCGCTCTGGGGACGCTCACTCAGGTCAAGGATCTGTCCAAGACAGTGCGAGATCTGGGCGGCCTAGGGTGGGCTCGGTCAGCCGCCCAGAGGAGCCAGGACCCAGAAGTGAGGGAATGGGTTGTTACGGTAGAGCAGGCGCTGGGGTGA
- a CDS encoding monooxygenase, with product MLAINLILSALLPTVAIAAPTTTNTTAACTNPQKRVEFRKLTATDRQQYVDAIFCMSKKPSELGRSLTTSRLADFTYVHALLNNDIHFVAQFLPWHRWFLHLYEQDLRKCGYEGPLAYWDWTLDHADIPNASIWDPVSGIGGNGVAPPGVSRRQDEMADFGVDRTQPIYYFCVGDGPFKDLEVEYKSANYVPHCLTRNFNNGNFYPGDMNGWAVAPDTIANIMAKPGYDDFRQWLEGQPHGAIHSAIGGDMGPSSSPNDPVFFLHHAQVDRLWLQWQQQSPAKAADYGGRRTRDLPEGHQTSALTDIMEMVGLGNNLEVADVMSVQSELLCYEYV from the coding sequence ATGCTCGCCATAAATCTCATCCTCTCCGCGCTCTTGCCCACAGTCGCAATCGCCGCACCGACAACCACCAACACAACAGCAGCATGCACAAACCCCCAGAAGCGCGTCGAGTTCCGCAAGCTCACCGCGACCGACAGGCAGCAGTACGTCGACGCCATCTTCTGCATGTCCAAGAAGCCCTCTGAGCTCGGGAGGAGCCTGACCACGTCCCGCCTGGCCGACTTCACCTACGTTCACGCCTTGCTCAACAACGATATCCACTTTGTGGCCCAGTTCCTGCCCTGGCACAGGTGGTTCCTGCACCTATACGAGCAGGACCTGCGCAAGTGCGGCTACGAGGGCCCCCTGGCCTACTGGGACTGGACGCTCGACCACGCGGACATACCCAACGCCAGCATCTGGGATCCCGTGTCTGGCATCGGCGGCAACGGCGTGGCCCCGCCGGGCGTGAGCCGGCGCCAGGACGAGATGGCCGACTTTGGCGTCGACCGTACCCAGCCCATCTACTACTTTTGCGTGGGGGACGGGCCGTTCAAGGACCTCGAGGTGGAGTACAAGAGCGCCAACTACGTGCCGCACTGCCTGACCCGCAACTTCAACaatggcaacttttaccccGGCGACATGAACGGGTGGGCCGTCGCGCCGGACACCATCGCCAACATCATGGCCAAGCCCGGCTACGACGACTTCCGCCAGTGGCTCGAGGGCCAGCCGCACGGCGCCATCCACAGCGCCATCGGCGGCGACATGGGCCCGTCCAGCTCGCCCAACGACCCCGTCTTCTTCCTGCACCACGCCCAGGTCGACCGCCTGTGGCTGCagtggcagcagcagagcCCCGCCAAGGCTGCCGACTATGGTGGCAGGAGGACCCGCGACCTGCCAGAGGGCCACCAGACGTCGGCGCTGACCGACATCATGGAGATGGTTGGTTTGGGCAACAACCTTGAGGTGGCGGATGTCATGAGCGTGCAGAGCGAACTGCTGTGCTACGAATATGTCTAA
- a CDS encoding serine-threonine kinase receptor-associated protein yields the protein MATEAPRQYVPLTCHGHSRPVPHINFSSTFESENYFMISACKDGNPMLRQGQTGDWIGTFIGHKGAVWQAKLSPDMSNAATASADFSCKIWNSHTGEVLFTLKHEHIVRAIAYPPNTSDMVATGGFEKKLRLWDLQAASKKLAETTEEVAVESSEAHEIGAGTHTDPIKAIVWAPDPTKIITASGKTLRWFDVPTKSLVKTLVLDDEIKSCESSQLDPQFADSSDINGGSPVLAVAAGKTVVFFGGRQMNEELKRIKLTHGIASVALDLKQRKFAVGEEPGTWVRVYSYEDEKEIDVHKGHHGPVWSIAFSPDGKLYATASEDGTIKLWKNCEAFYGLWRGGANGTEKSSD from the exons ATGGCTACCGAAGCCCCTCGCCAATATGTGCCCTTGACCTGCCACGGTCATTCGCGACCAGTTCCCCACATCAACTTCTCTTCTACTTTTGAGAGCGAGAACTACTTCATGATTTCGGCCTGCAAAG ATGGCAACCCCATGCTGCGACAAGGCCAGACAGGAGACTGGATCGGCACCTTCATCGGCCACAAGGGTGCTGTTTGGCAGGCAAAGTTGAGCCCGGACATGAGCAatgccgccaccgcctcggCCGATTTCAGCTG CAAAATCTGGAACTCTCACACCGGCGAAGTTCTCTTCACTCTCAAACATGAACATATTGTTCGTGCCATCGCATACCCCCCGAACACCTCCGACATGGTAGCCACAGGTGGCTTCGAGAAAAAGCTGCGTTTGTGGGATCTCCAGGCGGCGTCCAAGAAACTCGCCGAGACTACGGAGGAGGTTGCGGTCGAGTCCTCGGAGGCTCACGAGATTGGTGCGGGCACTCACACCGACCCCATCAAGGCCATTGTCTGGGCTCCCGACCCAACCAAGATCATCACAGCCTCGGGAAAGACTCTTCGCTGGTTCGATGTCCCGACTAAGAGTCTAGTCAAGACCCTTGTGCTTGATGACGAGATCAAGTCGTGCGAGTCCTCGCAGCTTGATCCTCAATTCGCTGATTCCAGCGACATCAATGGTGGATCTCCTGTGCTCGCTGTGGCGGCGGGGAAGACGGTTGTCTTCTTCGGCGGCCGTCAGATGAACGAGGAGCTGAAGCGCATCAAACTTACCCACGGCATTGCGAGTGTGGCTCTGGACCTGAAGCAGAGGAAGTTTGCTGTGGGTGAAGAGCCCGGTACGTGGGTGCGCGTCTACAGCTACGAAGATGAAAAGGAGATtg ACGTGCACAAGGGCCACCATGGGCCGGTCTGGTCAATCGCTTTCTCTCCTGACGGCAAGCTGTATGCTACAGCCTCCGAAGACGGCACAATCAAGTTGTGGAAAAATTGTGAGGCGTTCTACGGTCTTTGGCGTGGCGGTGCCAATGGAACCGAGAAGTCGTCAGACTAG